The following are encoded together in the Thunnus albacares chromosome 7, fThuAlb1.1, whole genome shotgun sequence genome:
- the rapsn gene encoding 43 kDa receptor-associated protein of the synapse — MNIFMRRLVPEMGQDQTKHQIEKGLRLYQSNQTEKALHVWTKVLEKTSDPGGKFRVLGCLITAHSEMGKYKDMLKYALDQIDTAREMEDPDYLTEGYLNLARSNEKLCDFQKTVSYCKTCLNMQGTTVSLQLNGQVCLSMGNAFLGLSVFQKALESYEKALRYAHNNDDKMLECRVCCSLGNIYVQLKDYEKALFFPCKAAELVNDYGKGWSLKYRAMSQYHMSVAYRKLERLPDAMECCEESMKIALQHGDRPLQALCLLNFADIHRCRHDVDKAFPRYESSMAIMTEIGNRLGQSQVYLGVAKCWLLQKEYDKALDSLQRAQELADGMGNKLCTLKVHCLSEGIYRNQGKQEEVREQVVKFLQCVEELELYCGMCGESIGDRDQKLQALPCSHVFHLKCLQTNGTKGCPKCFKSSMKPGFV; from the exons atgaatatttttatgagGCGCCTTGTACCAGAGATGGGCCAGGACCAAACCAAGCACCAGATAGAGAAGGGCCTGAGGTTGTATCAGTCCAATCAGACAGAGAAAGCCCTGCATGTCTGGACAAAAGTGCTGGAGAAGACCTCAGACCCTGGAGGGAAGTTTCGGGTTTTGGGATGTTTGATCACAGCTCACTCAGAAATGGGAAAATACAAAGATATGCTCAAG TACGCCCTCGATCAAATCGACACAGCCAGAGAAATGGAGGACCCAGACTACCTTACAGAGGGGTACCTGAATTTGGCGCGTAGCAACGAGAAGCTGTGCGACTTCCAGAAAACCGTCTCGTACTGTAAGACCTGCTTAAACATGCAGGGTACCACTGTCAGCCTGCAGCTCAACGGCCAGGTATGTCTTAGCATGGGCAACGCCTTCCTGGGCCTCAGCGTCTTCCAGAAAGCTTTGGAGAGCTACGAGAAGGCCTTGCGCTACGCACACAACAACGATGACAAGATGCTGGAGTGCAGAGTCTGCTGCAGTCTGGGAAACATCTATGTTCAGCTTAAG GACTATGAGAAAGCCCTGTTTTTCCCCTGCAAAGCAGCTGAGCTTGTCAATGACTACGGCAAGGGTTGGAGCCTCAAGTATCGCGCCATGAGCCAGTACCACATGTCTGTAGCCTACAGGAAACTGGAGCGCCTGCCAGACGCCATGGAATGCTGTGAG GAATCTATGAAGATTGCTCTGCAGCATGGTGACCGTCCTCTGCAGGCCCTGTGCTTACTAAACTTTGCAGACATACACCGCTGCAGGCATGACGTTGAT AAAGCATTCCCCCGCTATGAGTCTTCAATGGCTATCATGACTGAGATTGGAAATCGTCTTGGACAATCACAAGTGTACCTGGGAGTTGCAAAGTGTTGGCTTCTGCAGAAAGAATATGACAAG GCTCTGGATTCTTTGCAGCGAGCACAGGAGTTGGCAGATGGAATGGGAAACAAG CTGTGTACATTGAAGGTGCATTGCCTGAGTGAGGGGATTTACCGAAACCAGGGGAAACAGGAGGAGGTCAGAGAGCAGGTGGTGAAGTTCCTGCAGTGTGTTGAGGAGCTGGAGCTCTACTGCGGCATGTGCGGCGAGTCCATCGGGGACAGGGACCAAAAGCTGCAGGCATTACCCTGTTCCCACGTTTTCCATCTCAA GTGTCTGCAGACAAACGGGACAAAAGGTTGTCCTAAATGTTTCAAGTCCTCCATGAAACCTGGATTTGTGTGA
- the kbtbd4 gene encoding kelch repeat and BTB domain-containing protein 4, translating to MESSEEGGLSVGGSVGEENYFLGYTFTDRSHSSRVVKSIMDLCLEDGLFADVTITVDGKEFHLHRLVLSAQSSFFRSMFTSNLKESHNRAIELKDVSATVFQLLIDYIYHGTIKLRVEELQDTYEMADMYQLTALFEECSRFLSRTVEVKNCLQVMWLADRHSDQELYTAAKHCAKIHLAQLHQTEEFLNLPLCLLLDIIKDGVPSSQNPTVAIESWINHNKVEREEFSCILQENLKEIGENVHIYLIGKEETRTHSLAVSLHCDEDDAISVSGQNSLCHQITAACKHGADLYVVGGSIPRRMWKCNMHTMDWERCAPLPRDRLHHTMVSVSTEDAIYSLGGKTLQDTLSNAVIYYTVKDNMWTETSQLDTAVSGAAGVNLGGTIYLLGGEENDMDFFTKPSRLIQCFDTASQKCQIKPYMLPFAGCMHAAVHMDVIFIVAEGDSLVCYNPLLESFTRLRFPEVWSCVPSLWKVASCNGCIYVFRDKCKKGDANTLKFNPATSVVSVIRGIKILLTNWQFVLA from the exons ATGGAGTCCAGCGAGGAGGGGGGCCTCAGTGTCGGGGGCTCTGTGGGAGAGGAGAACTACTTCCTGGGATACACCTTCACCGACCGCTCCCACTCCAGCCGGGTGGTGAAGAGCATCATGGACTTGTGCCTGGAGGACGGCCTGTTCGCTGACGTCACCATCACGGTGGACGGCAAAGAGTTCCACCTGCACCGACTGGTGCTCTCAGCGCAGAGCAGCTTCTTCCGCTCCATGTTCACCTCCAACCTCAAAGAATCCCACAACCGCGCTATAGAGCTGAAGGACGTCAGCGCCACTGTCTTTCAGCTGTTGATTGACTACATCTATCACGGCACGATTAAACTGCGggtggaggagctgcaggaCACCTACGAGATGGCAGACATGTACCAGTTAACCGCTCTGTTTGAGGAATGCTCTCGTTTCCTCTCACGGACAGTGGAAGTCAAGAACTGCCTGCAG GTGATGTGGcttgcagacagacacagtgacCAGGAGCTGTATACTGCAGCAAAGCACTGCGCTAAAATCCACTTGGCCCAACTTCATCAGACTGAAGAATTCCTcaatctgcctctctgtctgctcttGGACATCATCAAAG atgGAGTTCCGAGCTCTCAGAATCCAACGGTGGCCATCGAGTCGTGGATAAACCATAAcaaggtggagagagaggagtttTCTTGTATTCTGCAAGAAAATCTCAAG GAAATTGGCGAGAATGTCCACATTTACCTGATTGGTAAAGAGGAGACGAGGACTCACTCCCTCGCCGTGTCACTACACTGTGACGAAGACGATGCGATCAGTGTGAGCGGACAGAACAGTTTATGCCACCAGATCACTGCAGCCTGTAAGCATGGAGCGGACCTGTACGTGGTGGGGGGATCTATCCCCCGCCGCATGTGGAAGTGCAACATGCACACCATGGACTGGGAGCGCTGCGCCCCACTGCCCAGAGACCGCCTCCACCACACCATGGTCTCTGTGTCCACTGAGGATGCTATATACTCGTTAGGAGGTAAGACGTTGCAGGACACGCTCTCTAATGCCGTCATCTACTACACAGTGAAGGACAACATGTGGACAGAGACCAGTCAGCTGGACACCGCGGTGTCTGGGGCCGCTGGTGTTAACCTTGGAGGTACCATCTACCTGCTAGGGGGGGAGGAGAATGACATGGACTTTTTTACGAAGCCATCCCGTCTTATTCAGTGCTTTGATACCGCCTCCCAGAAGTGCCAGATCAAACCTTACATGCTGCCGTTTGCCGGGTGCATGCACGCCGCGGTCCACATGGACGTGATCTTTATCGTAGCAGAAGGAGACTCGCTGGTGTGCTACAACCCTTTGCTGGAGAGTTTCACCCGCCTGCGTTTCCCTGAAGTGTGGAGCTGCGTTCCTTCACTCTGGAAGGTGGCCAGCTGCAATGGCTGCATATATGTTTTCAGAGACAAATGTAAGAAAGGCGATGCGAACACGTTAAAGTTCAACCCAGCCACGTCTGTCGTCTCCGTTATCAGAGGCATAAAAATCCTCCTCACAAACTGGCAGTTTGTTTTGGCCTAA
- the LOC122986288 gene encoding protein FAM180A isoform X1, with amino-acid sequence MMKKCTVFSLSCICPDSQKWEKDVVIGYLSAVVERRNNMELQLKICLQVIFWLCFEGLLQDVAAGFNPTSQRTASSVSDANLMFEFLLGGVEIDQDNNIVLLDKEMASMRPGRAFLAQINDNIPRSLSPMVQMVDTLKSQRKRPMTQAQFETLVLSLVYSAHQAWHQETKEEQERWGGVLLQLVNVTVHELRGNDLYSYA; translated from the exons ATGATGAAAAAATGCACGGTATTCAGTCTGAGCTGCATTTGCCCGGATTCACAAAAGTGGGAGAAGGATGTGGTGATAGGCTATCTGTCGGCAGTAGTCGAGAGAAGAAACAACATGGAATTACAACTTAAAATCTGCCTGCAGGTCATTTTCTGGCTTTGTTTTGAAGGACTTCTGCAGG ATGTGGCTGCAGGCTTTAATCCGACTTCTCAAAGAACTGCCTCCTCAGTGTCTGATGCAAACCTGATGTTTGAg TTCTTGCTGGGCGGGGTAGAAATCGACCAGGACAACAACATTGTTCTGCTTGACAAGGAGATGGCATCAATGAGGCCGGGGCGGGCTTTCCTGGCTCAGATCAATGACAACATTCCCAGAAGTCTGAGCCCCATGGTGCAGATGGTGGACACGCTAAAGAGTCAGAGAAAGAGGCCGATGACTCAGGCTCAGTTTGAGACTCTTGTCCTGAGCCTGGTGTACTCTGCCCACCAGGCCTGGCACCAGGAGACGAAAGAGGAACAGGAGCGCTGGGGAGGAGTGCTCCTCCAGCTGGTAAACGTCACTGTCCATGAGCTACGTGGAAATGATCTCTACAGTTATGCGTAA
- the LOC122986288 gene encoding protein FAM180A isoform X2 gives MFEFLLGGVEIDQDNNIVLLDKEMASMRPGRAFLAQINDNIPRSLSPMVQMVDTLKSQRKRPMTQAQFETLVLSLVYSAHQAWHQETKEEQERWGGVLLQLVNVTVHELRGNDLYSYA, from the exons ATGTTTGAg TTCTTGCTGGGCGGGGTAGAAATCGACCAGGACAACAACATTGTTCTGCTTGACAAGGAGATGGCATCAATGAGGCCGGGGCGGGCTTTCCTGGCTCAGATCAATGACAACATTCCCAGAAGTCTGAGCCCCATGGTGCAGATGGTGGACACGCTAAAGAGTCAGAGAAAGAGGCCGATGACTCAGGCTCAGTTTGAGACTCTTGTCCTGAGCCTGGTGTACTCTGCCCACCAGGCCTGGCACCAGGAGACGAAAGAGGAACAGGAGCGCTGGGGAGGAGTGCTCCTCCAGCTGGTAAACGTCACTGTCCATGAGCTACGTGGAAATGATCTCTACAGTTATGCGTAA